Proteins encoded in a region of the Oscillospiraceae bacterium MB24-C1 genome:
- a CDS encoding DUF421 domain-containing protein — MFISLWRTFILFLTVSIVLRFMGKRQLGELQPSELATTIMISNIAAIPIENIGSPMINGVLSIVLLACLEVVLSVAILKSRKLRGVVLGHPRCVIRDGKLDQKELANLRWSLDDLTELLRGNGIFDIDEVLFAIVETNGSLSVYPKFKNRPVTNEALFIPLPGCESPPVIVINDGDIDVQALKYCNLDKAWLSKVLKEKELTEKDIFAMSCDRSAQYILIKKEKKQ, encoded by the coding sequence ATGTTTATTTCACTTTGGCGCACTTTTATCCTTTTTTTGACAGTGTCTATTGTACTGCGTTTTATGGGTAAACGGCAGTTGGGCGAGCTTCAGCCTTCAGAGCTAGCGACAACCATTATGATTTCTAATATCGCCGCAATTCCGATCGAAAATATCGGCTCACCTATGATAAATGGTGTTTTGTCCATCGTGCTGCTGGCCTGTCTTGAGGTTGTACTTTCGGTCGCAATTTTAAAATCACGCAAGCTGCGCGGTGTTGTTTTGGGGCACCCACGCTGTGTCATTAGAGACGGAAAACTCGACCAGAAAGAGCTGGCAAACCTACGGTGGTCTCTGGATGACCTGACCGAGTTACTGCGCGGCAACGGTATCTTTGACATTGACGAGGTGCTTTTTGCCATCGTGGAGACCAATGGCAGCCTTTCTGTCTATCCGAAATTCAAGAATCGGCCAGTTACAAATGAAGCGCTTTTCATTCCCTTACCCGGGTGTGAATCTCCGCCAGTCATTGTTATAAATGATGGTGATATAGATGTGCAGGCGCTTAAATATTGCAATCTTGACAAAGCATGGCTAAGCAAGGTTCTCAAGGAGAAGGAGTTAACCGAAAAAGATATTTTTGCCATGAGCTGCGACCGTTCAGCACAGTATATTCTGATCAAAAAGGAGAAAAAGCAATGA
- a CDS encoding ROK family glucokinase, translated as MLNQSYAFGVDIGGTSVKMGLFSVESGLLEKWQIPSHTDGDSAAMLAEIADSILKKTAEKGITPADVCGVGVGAPGPVDAQGVVHGCVNLGWGEVALKTDLEALCGFVVRAENDANVAALGELWQGSAKDCDSMVLLTLGTGVGGAVILGGRLLKGAHGCAGEVGHIAVCPDETVPCSCGRRGCLEQYASASGLVRLAKKIVDSGTESTLVGQQVTAEEIFLAAQSNDVAALLAIDCLAKFLGGALADIAAVCDPQVIVIGGGLSQAGELLCATVTRHYRSMAFGDMANTPIKIATLQNDAGIWGAAGLLLNNYPNHMAK; from the coding sequence ATGTTAAATCAATCATATGCTTTCGGGGTAGATATCGGTGGAACATCGGTTAAAATGGGCCTCTTTTCAGTGGAGAGCGGCCTTTTGGAAAAGTGGCAGATCCCTTCGCATACCGACGGGGATAGCGCCGCCATGCTCGCCGAGATTGCCGACAGTATTCTAAAAAAGACGGCGGAAAAGGGGATTACACCGGCGGATGTCTGCGGTGTTGGCGTGGGTGCGCCCGGCCCGGTTGATGCGCAGGGCGTCGTGCACGGCTGCGTGAACCTCGGCTGGGGAGAAGTAGCGCTAAAAACTGATCTTGAAGCGCTATGTGGTTTTGTCGTCCGTGCAGAAAACGATGCTAACGTTGCCGCGCTCGGCGAACTTTGGCAGGGCTCGGCAAAGGATTGCGACAGCATGGTGCTGCTGACATTGGGCACCGGCGTGGGCGGTGCGGTAATCTTGGGCGGTAGGCTGTTAAAAGGTGCGCACGGCTGCGCCGGAGAGGTGGGGCATATCGCTGTCTGTCCCGATGAAACGGTGCCGTGCAGCTGTGGCAGACGTGGCTGTCTTGAGCAGTACGCCTCCGCTTCGGGGCTGGTGCGGCTTGCAAAAAAGATCGTAGACTCTGGGACAGAGTCTACGCTGGTAGGACAACAGGTTACTGCCGAAGAGATATTTTTAGCGGCTCAATCGAATGATGTTGCTGCACTGCTGGCAATCGACTGTCTTGCAAAATTCCTGGGGGGCGCGCTTGCGGACATTGCTGCGGTCTGCGACCCGCAGGTTATTGTGATCGGTGGCGGGTTATCACAGGCAGGCGAACTGTTGTGTGCTACCGTGACGCGGCATTATCGTAGCATGGCCTTCGGCGATATGGCCAATACCCCCATTAAAATTGCTACGCTGCAAAATGACGCTGGCATATGGGGTGCCGCTGGCTTGTTGCTGAACAACTACCCTAATCACATGGCAAAATGA
- the purB gene encoding adenylosuccinate lyase: protein MQYLFSAEMKFRTWRRLWIALAKAEKAEGLDITDAQIAELEANKDNINYEVAEERERLVRHDVMSHVYAYGVQCPDAKGIIHLGATSCYVGDNTDIIVMREALRLVRCKLINIIALLADFAEQHKGQPALAYTHLQPAQLTTVGKRATLWMNELMMDLAEIEHRIGSLELLGSKGTTGTQASFVELFGGDSEKIKRVDKFIAHEMGFEGIVPVSGQTYSRKVDAQVMDVLSGVAQSASKFANDMRLLQSFKEMEEPFEKQQIGSSAMPYKRNPMRSERICALARYVIANSTNPALTASVQWFERTLDDSANKRIAISEAFLAVDAILQIMLNVCDGLVVYPKVVEARVMAELPFMATENIMMQAVKKGGDRQELHERLRSHSLAAARVVKEAGGKNDLLQRIAADPAFGLTMDELSQVMHPALFVGRAPEQVAEYLKDYIQPMLKANASILGVKAELRV, encoded by the coding sequence ATGCAGTATCTCTTTTCGGCTGAAATGAAATTTCGCACATGGCGCCGGCTGTGGATTGCACTGGCTAAGGCTGAGAAGGCCGAGGGCCTGGACATTACCGACGCACAAATCGCCGAGCTTGAAGCTAACAAGGACAATATCAACTACGAGGTGGCCGAAGAGCGCGAGCGTTTGGTGCGTCACGACGTCATGAGCCATGTCTACGCCTACGGCGTTCAGTGCCCAGATGCAAAGGGAATCATCCATCTGGGGGCGACCAGCTGTTATGTCGGCGACAACACCGACATCATCGTCATGCGCGAGGCGCTACGTCTGGTGCGTTGCAAGCTCATCAATATTATTGCACTACTGGCTGATTTTGCCGAGCAGCACAAAGGCCAGCCCGCACTGGCTTACACGCATTTACAGCCTGCCCAGCTGACCACCGTCGGCAAGCGTGCCACGCTGTGGATGAATGAGTTGATGATGGACCTCGCCGAGATCGAGCACCGGATTGGCAGCCTAGAGCTGCTGGGCAGCAAGGGGACAACCGGTACGCAAGCCAGCTTTGTCGAACTGTTTGGCGGCGACTCGGAAAAAATAAAGCGGGTGGACAAGTTCATCGCACACGAAATGGGCTTTGAGGGCATTGTTCCGGTGTCGGGTCAGACCTATTCCCGAAAGGTGGACGCGCAGGTGATGGACGTGCTGTCCGGCGTCGCACAGTCGGCGTCCAAATTCGCCAATGACATGCGCCTGTTGCAAAGCTTTAAAGAAATGGAAGAGCCGTTTGAAAAACAGCAGATCGGCTCGTCTGCTATGCCGTATAAGCGCAACCCCATGCGGTCTGAGCGCATCTGTGCGTTGGCGCGCTATGTGATTGCCAACAGCACAAACCCAGCGCTGACTGCATCGGTACAATGGTTTGAGCGTACGCTTGACGATTCTGCCAACAAGCGCATCGCCATCAGCGAGGCGTTTTTGGCGGTGGATGCTATTTTACAGATTATGCTCAACGTCTGCGACGGATTGGTGGTCTACCCCAAGGTTGTCGAGGCTAGAGTCATGGCTGAGCTGCCGTTTATGGCCACCGAGAACATTATGATGCAGGCGGTTAAAAAAGGCGGCGACCGACAGGAGCTGCACGAGAGACTGCGGTCACACTCGCTGGCGGCGGCACGCGTCGTCAAGGAAGCGGGCGGCAAGAACGACCTGCTCCAGCGCATTGCGGCCGACCCCGCGTTCGGTCTGACGATGGACGAGCTATCGCAGGTGATGCACCCCGCCTTGTTTGTTGGACGTGCACCCGAGCAGGTGGCGGAATATCTGAAAGACTATATCCAGCCGATGCTAAAAGCCAACGCGTCTATCTTGGGGGTTAAGGCCGAGCTGAGAGTTTAA
- a CDS encoding DUF4363 family protein, which translates to MKRFFIAIFFLIALSASCLFLVNHLDKNTLAIKDEINQIKDAVAANNQSRADEAMQQLVLHWEEEKYLFHALAGSNYCDPFESALDRSEVWLGQKEENELFAELAELYARIDQLWDTQAIHPKNLF; encoded by the coding sequence ATGAAGCGTTTTTTTATTGCCATCTTTTTTTTAATAGCCTTATCGGCTTCCTGCTTATTTTTGGTCAACCATCTCGACAAAAATACCTTGGCAATAAAAGATGAAATCAATCAGATCAAGGATGCGGTTGCCGCCAATAACCAATCTCGCGCTGACGAAGCAATGCAGCAGCTCGTACTCCATTGGGAGGAGGAAAAATATCTTTTCCACGCCCTTGCGGGCAGCAATTATTGCGACCCTTTTGAAAGTGCGTTGGATCGCTCAGAGGTATGGCTTGGGCAGAAAGAAGAGAATGAACTATTTGCAGAGCTTGCAGAGCTTTATGCTCGTATCGATCAGCTTTGGGATACGCAAGCAATACACCCGAAAAATCTTTTTTAA
- the secF gene encoding protein translocase subunit SecF has product MKKWNINFFKHRKIYFAFSITMIALMLVGSVMFGVDLDIQFKGGALITYSYTGDLDQTEFQQSVESVLGQKVSLQKSTDIATGTQRFVVSLPTSEGLNADKQAELATALDEKYKDNNLATASISVVNPTIGKEFLVKSLTAVAFASLLMVVYISLRFKKIGGWAAGITAVIALIHDLLMVFAVFVLFRISINANFIAICLTILGYSLNDTIVIYDRVRENKRVYGDSMPIEQLMNLSLNQSFTRSLMTSITTASAMTIVSIIAMMYNVTSILSFSFPMIIGMISGCYSSLCIATMLWVMWQKKKEA; this is encoded by the coding sequence ATGAAAAAGTGGAATATTAATTTTTTCAAACATCGCAAAATTTATTTTGCATTTTCTATTACGATGATTGCCTTAATGCTGGTAGGTTCCGTGATGTTTGGCGTTGACCTTGACATCCAGTTCAAGGGTGGTGCGCTTATCACCTATTCCTACACGGGCGACCTTGACCAGACTGAGTTTCAACAGTCGGTAGAATCGGTTCTGGGGCAGAAGGTTTCACTTCAAAAGTCGACTGATATTGCAACCGGTACGCAGAGGTTTGTTGTTTCGTTGCCCACCAGCGAAGGACTCAACGCCGACAAGCAGGCCGAGCTGGCCACGGCCCTTGATGAAAAATACAAGGACAACAATCTGGCCACCGCCTCTATCAGTGTTGTCAACCCCACCATCGGTAAGGAATTCCTCGTCAAGAGCCTCACCGCTGTGGCCTTTGCATCGCTGCTTATGGTGGTTTATATCAGCCTACGGTTTAAAAAGATCGGTGGCTGGGCGGCGGGTATCACTGCGGTTATCGCGCTGATACACGATTTGTTGATGGTGTTTGCAGTTTTTGTGCTGTTCCGCATATCGATCAACGCGAACTTCATCGCGATATGCCTGACCATTTTGGGCTATTCTTTGAACGACACTATCGTTATCTACGACCGTGTCCGTGAGAATAAGCGTGTTTACGGGGATTCGATGCCGATTGAGCAGCTAATGAACCTGAGCCTCAACCAGTCGTTTACCCGTTCTTTGATGACCAGTATCACCACGGCTAGCGCAATGACCATTGTATCGATCATTGCCATGATGTATAACGTCACTTCCATTCTCTCATTTTCCTTCCCCATGATCATCGGCATGATATCCGGTTGCTATTCTTCGCTGTGCATTGCAACCATGCTTTGGGTAATGTGGCAGAAGAAAAAAGAGGCTTAA
- a CDS encoding ZIP family metal transporter — MSWLASLHPVYQGLLATLFTYGVTALGASLVFFFKSVNQKMLDMMMGFAAGVMIAASFWSLLSPAIELATELGRNAWLTAAIGFAGGGVFVILSDVFLSKVRFANCDGGKVRRSILIASAVTLHNIPEGLAIGVAFGSVALGIEGTSLLSAVMLALGIGLQNFPEGTCVAMPLRRDGATRLKSFMVGQASGLVEPIAGVLGVLFSITMRSALPIALAFSAGSMISVVCSELIPESFQDNKRVATIGVLMGFIVMMVLDVALG; from the coding sequence TTGTCTTGGCTTGCTTCGCTGCACCCGGTTTATCAGGGGCTTTTGGCCACGTTGTTTACATACGGTGTCACCGCCCTTGGGGCATCTCTGGTTTTCTTTTTCAAGTCGGTTAATCAGAAAATGCTCGATATGATGATGGGCTTTGCTGCCGGTGTCATGATCGCCGCTTCGTTCTGGTCGCTGTTGTCGCCGGCTATTGAGCTTGCCACCGAGCTAGGCCGAAATGCTTGGCTGACGGCAGCCATCGGCTTTGCGGGGGGCGGCGTGTTTGTTATTTTATCAGACGTTTTTTTGTCCAAAGTGCGTTTTGCCAATTGCGACGGTGGCAAGGTGCGGCGTTCAATCCTGATTGCCTCGGCGGTCACGCTGCATAATATACCTGAAGGGTTGGCGATTGGCGTGGCGTTTGGCAGCGTTGCATTGGGCATTGAGGGGACCTCTCTGCTCTCCGCTGTGATGCTGGCGCTGGGAATTGGATTGCAGAATTTTCCTGAGGGCACCTGTGTCGCAATGCCGCTGCGCCGCGACGGTGCAACCAGGCTGAAAAGCTTCATGGTCGGGCAGGCTTCCGGCCTTGTGGAGCCGATTGCGGGTGTTCTGGGCGTACTTTTCTCTATCACGATGCGCTCGGCGCTACCGATTGCACTGGCCTTTTCAGCAGGCTCCATGATATCGGTGGTGTGCTCTGAGCTGATTCCTGAGTCGTTTCAAGATAACAAACGGGTTGCGACCATCGGCGTGCTGATGGGCTTCATTGTCATGATGGTGCTCGACGTGGCGCTGGGATGA
- a CDS encoding aminotransferase class I/II-fold pyridoxal phosphate-dependent enzyme, producing the protein MKYSFLNDYSEGAHESIMTAMAASNLVQTTGYGTDEFCDRARSLIATEIKRPDSHIHFLVGGTQTNLTVAAALLRPHQGMISAESGHVSVHESGAIEATGHKVLTIPSLDGKLTAKAVEALIKAHYDDPTAEHMVQPGMVYVSQPTELGTVYHKQELVELAEVCKRYHIPLYLDGARLGCALTCRGNDLTLTDIAALTDLFYIGGTKMGALFGEALVINRPEMGADFRSIIKQRGGLLAKGRLLGVQFETLFTDGLYYKLAQHANDMAERLASGIAALGYSFAAEAVTNQLFPILPKAVLTRLEEDFVFSVQSAVDDTQDMIRLCTSWATDADMVEKFLEKLKAYTA; encoded by the coding sequence ATGAAATACAGCTTTTTAAACGATTACAGCGAGGGTGCACACGAAAGTATTATGACGGCCATGGCTGCCTCTAATCTGGTGCAGACGACGGGCTACGGTACCGACGAATTCTGTGACCGCGCCCGCAGTCTAATTGCGACCGAGATCAAACGGCCCGACAGCCACATTCACTTTCTGGTGGGCGGCACTCAGACGAATCTTACCGTTGCCGCCGCGCTGCTGCGTCCGCATCAGGGCATGATTTCGGCTGAAAGCGGACATGTCAGCGTGCATGAATCGGGCGCGATTGAGGCCACTGGCCACAAGGTGCTGACCATTCCGTCCCTCGACGGCAAGCTGACTGCCAAGGCGGTGGAGGCGCTGATAAAAGCCCACTACGACGACCCTACGGCCGAACATATGGTGCAGCCCGGCATGGTGTATGTCTCGCAGCCGACCGAGCTGGGCACGGTCTATCACAAACAAGAGTTGGTAGAATTGGCAGAGGTTTGTAAGCGGTATCACATTCCGCTTTACCTAGACGGCGCACGCTTAGGCTGCGCACTGACCTGCCGCGGCAACGACCTGACGCTGACCGACATCGCAGCGCTGACCGACCTGTTTTACATAGGCGGCACCAAGATGGGCGCGCTGTTCGGCGAAGCGCTGGTGATCAACCGTCCGGAGATGGGCGCCGATTTTCGCTCCATTATCAAGCAGCGCGGCGGGTTGCTAGCCAAGGGCCGCCTTCTGGGAGTTCAGTTTGAGACGCTTTTCACCGATGGCCTTTATTATAAGCTGGCGCAGCACGCCAACGACATGGCTGAACGGTTGGCAAGCGGCATTGCGGCGCTGGGCTATTCCTTTGCCGCCGAGGCGGTGACCAATCAGCTCTTCCCCATTCTGCCAAAGGCGGTGCTAACACGTTTGGAAGAGGATTTCGTCTTCTCGGTTCAAAGCGCTGTCGACGATACGCAGGATATGATCCGCCTTTGCACTTCGTGGGCAACCGACGCCGATATGGTGGAAAAATTCCTCGAAAAGCTCAAAGCATACACCGCTTAA
- a CDS encoding SecD/SecF family protein translocase subunit, with protein MKKVGKPVFFIIVLLIAAMGYLTVVGVSSTYGDITTTQIKGIDDVRWGIDIRGGVDVTFSPPEGVTATKEEMAAAESIIQIRLVSQNITDSEVYTDYDKNRIIVRFPWKADETEFNPEQAIAELGATANLTFRELDEVDSLGLPTGDTKENIVITGADVESASAVYTQDQSGARVHMVELKLKESGKEKFSAATKKLVGKPISIWMDDTRISAPLVKDQIVDGVATISGNFDAKSAMDLANKINGGALPFALVTENYNTISPTLGLGAKDAMLMAGAIAFAIVGLIMLSFYRLPGFVAMIALFGQVILMVASITGFFAVFPSFTLTLPGIAGIILAIGFGVDANIITAERIKEELINGRSIDAAIDSGFKRAFSAILDGNVTVIIVSIILMGAFGPPDSLFTRMLSPLFFMFGVSASGPIYSFGYTLLVGVILNLFMGVFVSKLLLKSVSRFSAFRNPALYGGKN; from the coding sequence GTGAAAAAGGTTGGAAAACCGGTATTTTTCATCATCGTGTTGTTGATCGCAGCAATGGGCTATCTGACCGTTGTTGGCGTTTCAAGCACCTATGGTGACATCACCACAACCCAAATCAAAGGCATTGATGACGTGCGCTGGGGTATTGATATCCGCGGCGGCGTTGACGTCACCTTCTCCCCGCCCGAGGGTGTGACAGCAACCAAGGAAGAGATGGCTGCCGCCGAGTCGATCATACAGATCAGACTGGTGAGTCAGAACATCACCGACAGCGAAGTCTACACCGACTACGACAAGAACCGCATTATTGTGCGCTTCCCGTGGAAGGCGGACGAAACCGAATTCAACCCCGAGCAGGCGATTGCCGAACTGGGTGCCACTGCAAACCTGACCTTCCGTGAACTGGACGAGGTCGATTCGTTGGGACTTCCCACTGGAGACACCAAGGAAAACATCGTGATCACCGGCGCTGACGTCGAATCAGCTTCTGCGGTTTATACGCAGGACCAAAGCGGCGCCAGAGTCCATATGGTTGAGCTAAAGCTCAAGGAGTCCGGTAAGGAGAAATTCTCCGCCGCAACCAAAAAGCTGGTTGGCAAGCCGATTTCTATCTGGATGGATGACACCCGGATATCCGCGCCGCTAGTCAAGGATCAGATTGTCGATGGTGTCGCCACCATTTCGGGCAATTTTGATGCCAAGAGCGCGATGGATCTTGCCAATAAGATCAACGGTGGCGCGCTGCCCTTTGCGCTGGTTACCGAGAATTACAACACTATTTCGCCGACGTTGGGTCTTGGCGCCAAGGATGCCATGTTGATGGCGGGCGCGATTGCGTTTGCGATTGTTGGCCTGATCATGCTGTCCTTCTACCGCCTGCCGGGCTTTGTCGCCATGATTGCGCTGTTTGGACAGGTCATTCTGATGGTCGCATCCATCACCGGGTTCTTCGCGGTATTCCCGTCGTTTACGCTGACCCTGCCCGGTATCGCTGGTATCATTCTGGCTATCGGCTTCGGCGTTGACGCCAACATCATCACTGCCGAGCGCATCAAAGAGGAGCTTATCAACGGCCGTTCTATCGACGCCGCAATCGACTCCGGCTTCAAGCGCGCTTTTTCGGCTATACTTGACGGCAACGTGACGGTTATTATCGTTTCGATCATTCTGATGGGCGCCTTCGGCCCGCCGGACAGTCTGTTTACCCGCATGCTTTCACCGCTATTCTTCATGTTCGGTGTTTCGGCTTCGGGTCCAATTTACTCGTTTGGCTACACGCTGCTCGTGGGCGTTATCCTGAATTTGTTTATGGGCGTGTTCGTCTCCAAGCTTCTGCTTAAGTCGGTCTCACGCTTCAGCGCTTTTCGTAATCCTGCGCTGTACGGAGGTAAGAACTGA
- the nrdR gene encoding transcriptional regulator NrdR, with protein sequence MKCPFCSYTESKVIDSRPADDGERIRRRRECLSCQKRFTTYEAVETIPIMVIKKDGAMEPFYRDKLLNSMLRACEKRQVSLRQIEKVVDEIEAMLQNAMEREIPTSRIGELAMQKLRDIDEAAYVRFASVYRQFKDIGSFMDELKLLQDKK encoded by the coding sequence ATGAAATGCCCGTTTTGCTCCTACACCGAAAGCAAGGTTATTGATTCTCGCCCAGCGGACGATGGCGAACGAATCCGCCGCAGGCGCGAATGCCTCTCTTGCCAGAAGCGCTTTACCACCTATGAGGCGGTGGAGACGATTCCGATAATGGTGATTAAAAAGGACGGTGCGATGGAGCCGTTTTATCGCGACAAGCTCTTAAACAGCATGCTGCGTGCCTGCGAAAAACGACAGGTCTCACTCAGACAGATTGAGAAGGTCGTTGATGAAATTGAGGCGATGCTGCAAAATGCCATGGAGCGCGAGATTCCTACCAGCCGCATTGGCGAATTGGCGATGCAAAAACTCAGGGATATTGATGAAGCAGCCTATGTGCGCTTTGCATCGGTTTACCGTCAGTTTAAGGACATCGGTTCATTCATGGATGAACTCAAGCTGTTGCAGGATAAAAAGTAG
- a CDS encoding peptidoglycan-binding domain-containing protein, with protein sequence MQKSRYVQIPEVITIHLGDKDADAPNITMPFAEYVKGCASCIICPTWPENAQRANIYAITSFALYRVCNKWYRARGYAFDITTSEEDLPFNGQGCLFYNTSCLVEELFNNYLTRQGSGDPLPAQICQSCQASGVSGALCQLGAIEMAENGNTVYDILRKYYGEDIVMVQNVPQKGGRERFLGTPLMCGAVGDDICTIKRELNCIGQNYPAIKPLDDDCPNFDAPCERAVRTFQYIFDLPITGVLDKATWYKIKQTSADIAQGDADPFAQKSVANLKPASGSVLAGNTVGNNPIFDSNERGDAVQKGVVSSSGMPNIVVPSRTIPGATSSTIIVPGDMTVNPVISDRGIAEKAAQDYRPPAHTALENVAEWNAIRESIMQSENPPDSIISDRGIAARAESESAIPEEAIPGIMPEEVVQSENPPDSIISDRGIAARAESESAIPGEAIPGIMPEEVVQSEIPSDSIISDRGIAARAESESAIPGETTPGVMPESIAYSKTAQGEAVQWNAARQNIPSESIIPESPVTAPKSPTDHLVKIGPSVSTALPDEGGVSSGHAVEWLKKYYGL encoded by the coding sequence ATGCAAAAGAGCCGGTATGTCCAAATTCCAGAGGTTATAACAATTCATCTTGGTGACAAGGACGCCGATGCCCCGAATATTACCATGCCGTTTGCGGAATATGTAAAAGGTTGCGCCAGTTGTATTATTTGCCCAACATGGCCCGAAAACGCACAGCGCGCGAATATTTACGCCATAACCTCCTTTGCGCTTTATCGTGTCTGTAACAAGTGGTACCGCGCGCGCGGCTATGCTTTTGACATCACAACCAGTGAGGAAGATTTGCCGTTTAACGGTCAAGGCTGCCTGTTTTATAACACAAGCTGCCTTGTGGAGGAACTGTTTAATAATTATCTGACCCGTCAGGGTAGCGGCGATCCGCTACCGGCGCAAATTTGCCAAAGCTGCCAAGCATCGGGGGTCAGCGGTGCATTGTGTCAGCTCGGGGCAATCGAAATGGCCGAAAACGGCAATACTGTCTATGATATTTTGAGAAAATATTACGGAGAGGATATTGTAATGGTGCAAAACGTACCACAAAAAGGTGGACGTGAGCGTTTTTTAGGCACCCCGTTGATGTGCGGCGCAGTTGGGGATGATATCTGCACCATCAAGCGGGAGCTCAACTGCATCGGTCAGAACTATCCGGCCATTAAGCCGCTCGACGACGACTGCCCCAATTTTGACGCGCCTTGTGAGCGGGCGGTACGCACCTTTCAGTACATTTTTGACCTGCCTATTACCGGTGTGCTTGACAAAGCTACCTGGTATAAAATCAAACAGACCTCGGCCGACATAGCGCAGGGCGACGCCGACCCGTTTGCACAAAAGTCTGTAGCGAATTTAAAACCTGCTTCGGGCAGTGTCTTAGCGGGCAACACAGTGGGGAATAACCCGATTTTTGACAGCAACGAGCGGGGAGATGCTGTGCAAAAGGGTGTTGTATCGAGCAGCGGCATGCCAAACATCGTCGTGCCGAGCCGCACAATACCGGGGGCAACCTCAAGCACCATTATCGTGCCGGGCGATATGACAGTAAACCCTGTAATATCCGATAGAGGTATAGCGGAAAAAGCCGCGCAGGATTACAGGCCGCCGGCGCACACAGCGTTAGAAAATGTGGCGGAATGGAACGCCATACGCGAAAGTATTATGCAAAGTGAAAATCCGCCGGACAGTATTATATCGGACCGGGGGATAGCGGCGCGTGCAGAATCTGAAAGCGCGATACCGGAAGAAGCGATCCCGGGTATCATGCCGGAAGAAGTTGTACAAAGTGAAAATCCGCCGGACAGTATTATATCGGACCGGGGGATAGCGGCGCGTGCAGAATCTGAAAGCGCGATACCGGGTGAAGCGATCCCGGGTATCATGCCGGAAGAAGTTGTACAAAGCGAAATTCCGTCGGACAGTATTATATCGGACCGGGGGATAGCGGCGCGTGCAGAATCTGAAAGCGCGATACCGGGTGAAACAACTCCGGGCGTCATGCCGGAAAGCATTGCATACAGCAAAACCGCCCAGGGGGAAGCAGTACAATGGAATGCTGCGCGGCAAAACATACCGTCGGAGAGCATTATTCCAGAAAGCCCAGTCACAGCACCCAAAAGTCCGACCGACCATCTTGTCAAAATAGGCCCCAGTGTCAGCACGGCACTGCCGGATGAGGGCGGTGTGAGCTCCGGCCACGCTGTGGAGTGGCTTAAAAAATATTATGGCCTTTAA
- a CDS encoding sugar phosphate isomerase/epimerase, which produces MKTGASTSCLFPMLTEDALTVLTGMGVHTVEVFLNSPSEKTPEFADCLNQITGATDTQIVSVHPYSSEAEGVSFFSGYGRRFDDEAEEYRRYFEFCNRVGAQILVFHGARSFMPIEPDFYFERFARLRDIARGFGVRLCQENVARCHSGTPKFIERMIHAIPDVEFVLDVKQAVRAGVTPFEMLDAMDGHLAHLHLSDHRCDCDCLALGEGEFDLTGLARRLKTMAYGGAVLLELYSWNFSRQEQLAEGVRLFESLL; this is translated from the coding sequence ATGAAAACAGGGGCATCGACATCCTGCCTGTTTCCCATGTTGACCGAAGATGCACTCACGGTGCTGACCGGTATGGGAGTTCATACGGTGGAGGTGTTTTTGAATTCTCCCTCAGAAAAGACCCCGGAATTTGCCGACTGCCTTAACCAAATTACAGGTGCGACCGACACACAGATCGTCTCGGTACACCCCTATTCCTCAGAAGCGGAGGGCGTCAGCTTTTTTAGTGGCTATGGCCGTCGGTTCGATGACGAAGCGGAGGAATATCGCCGATATTTTGAGTTTTGCAACCGGGTGGGGGCGCAGATATTGGTCTTTCACGGGGCGCGCAGCTTCATGCCGATTGAGCCGGATTTTTATTTTGAACGCTTTGCCCGGCTGCGCGATATTGCCCGTGGTTTTGGGGTGCGCCTCTGCCAGGAAAATGTGGCACGATGCCACAGTGGAACGCCAAAGTTTATCGAGCGCATGATACACGCCATACCGGATGTTGAATTTGTACTGGATGTTAAGCAGGCGGTTAGAGCTGGGGTAACGCCCTTTGAGATGCTCGACGCCATGGATGGCCATCTGGCGCACCTGCATTTAAGCGACCATCGCTGCGACTGCGACTGCTTGGCGCTGGGCGAGGGTGAATTTGATCTCACGGGTCTGGCGCGGCGCCTTAAAACAATGGCCTACGGCGGCGCGGTGCTGCTGGAGCTGTATAGCTGGAACTTCTCTCGGCAAGAACAGCTTGCCGAGGGCGTTAGGCTGTTTGAAAGCTTGTTGTGA